TTGTAGAGAAAAATATGGGgatgacacataggattaatcctatgtggcaatattataAGATAGTTTTAAGTTAAAGATGCTCTAAAATCATTCggtttcctactgttttaataattatataaataatagtatCGTTTACGATACATGATTTAGATTTAGAAAGGAATTTTTACTGATTTAAATTTAGAAGGGAAGATATACTTTTTTGATAAGAAGAAATTATGGTGAGGGGTATTTTTCgtctaattatataaaatacaagtattaatattgtcatttaataaaaatgaaataattaaatatgatctaATGGtcctaaatcaaagatgaaatccATCTAAGGGGTcctatttgtttaggaatgaatttaggaccttgctatatatatatattgttagatgTTAGATATTATACGACAAAAAACCCatatctaaattttaagtttcaacatttacttttccaaaatgTTCCTcctatcaattttatatttacttaaaagtAAATGATTAATCATCCTAACTAAATAGCTTAAAGATCCTCCTAactatttgatgatgacatgtggaaaagtCAGAGAACAAGGTTAGGAAAGAGGATTAGTAGATACCactgtcaccttcttaaagttttaaaaggatttttaggttactttgttaggaggattagtcatttcttttacctaaaataactatattactctttctctttcctcaaatctcaaccagtCATTTTTTTCTCACTtcaccataaatcatttattcctctaattcattcaaaatcttttatctcaaaaaccgtacattgataagttataaaaattatgtgggtgttcttaaaactccatgctctttcattagagatttcattcgatatactttcgacgaatttttaaatccgaaggcggaGCCTGTATGGCTAAGGACGGAGTCCGccaggtagatcaccccatcaccgccattacatcaccacctcaccatcacctccatcaccgccgcaacacgtGGGTACCATTCTCTCGTTTTTATTTAAAGTATTTAGGATAAAACCCATCGAATGCCCCTAATATATAATCAATCACCACTCTTGATAATTTTAATACCATTACCACAATAACAAAGCGCCAACTAACCTGAATAGTGGCTACTTAAGCGTAAAACAATTAAAGTTTTCAAAGTTTTAAAGGCCTTAAAATTATGTACCAACACATACATATGGttttttcctttataaaaaCAGATTAGTTTTTTAAATCTATCTAGtttaagcttttattttaaatatacaaGAGGGGTACTCGCGCAATGTACGTCGGAACAGTGACAAGTGATGATGGCGTTAACGgtatggttattaatgtaaaattagtTAATGTAAAAGAATGGTGTAGTTAATGAAAAGCGTATGTTTACATAAATGAGCACTGGTGGAATATGAGATgtgaaaatttttagttttatgtaaGGGTGTTCTAGACATATCAAAGGtttaaagtttaataaaaaaaaatgagatttgctttattaggcaCCAGTCAAATGCCCGTGCGGTACGACGGTGCGATGGTGGCAGTGGCAGGTGGTGGTAGTGACGACGGCGGTGTCGATTGTGGCgtgattattattaatataaaaggaGGCATTGTAGTTAATTTAAGGGTTGGATGATTTATGTTgttaataatttcattaagggtattataggtatgtTCGGTGGAGATATTTAATCTAAGTAAGTCACAGATCGAAAATTCAATTCCAAATGATCCAATGGCGGAGGTGTTGGCTGATAATATTGATGATGACGTGATGGAGCAGATCCTCATTCGATTGGATGCGAAAGATCTGATCATAAGATGTAAACGCGTTTGTAAATCATGGAATTCTATAATCAACACTCGTCGTTTTGCCGAATCTTATCTAATAAAACGTAACGAAAACGATGACCCTCAAGTTACAAAAAGGATCTATATGGGGTCCACGAGTTTCCCTCTTCTTATTAAGAATAAGTCTTTTGTTGCTGGTTGTGCCAATGGTCTTGTCTGCGTCTCTCCTAAGGAATTTCGACTAGTGGTGACCAATCCTTTTACTAGACGGTTCTTGAAAATACTCGAACCCACACCCGAACCTCTTCCCAAGACCCACCGCAGGTGGGATCTGGTTTGGGGTTTCGGTTATGATTCATCCAACAGTGACTACAAGATCGTAGTCGGGTACATGGAGGCGAATAAACCACCCTCGTATGCTAAACGTTTCTATGTTTTTTCACTGAAAACATGTCGTTGGAAATTCGTTGGAGAATATCAATTTCCACCTACTATTAATAGTGTTTCAGGCATTTTATGTGACGGGGCACTTCACTGGGCTTACGAATTATTGTCGGACAGATGAGCTAgccattttttcttttaatttatctacCGAGAAATTTACAAAAACTCAACTGCCAGACGACCTCTCTCTATATAAGGACGGTTTTTTGTACACCCTGGGGGTCGTCGACGActctctctttcttcatgaAGAAAAATGGCAGGATTCAAGTAGTCCCCCCAATATGTGGGTTTTCAGAAGAAGCCAACAACAATCTTATTGGGAATCGTTGCCACATGATTATGTCATGAGTAACGATGCCCTATAAGGAATACTACTCGATCGATGAGGAACCACTTGTTTCGTCCAACACTATTCAAGCCCCAATCTATGTGAGGAGTCTTGTATCTCCCCATCAAAAAGGATTAAACATGGATTCTTTTTGTAAACCCGGCTCCAATTAT
The sequence above is drawn from the Erigeron canadensis isolate Cc75 chromosome 4, C_canadensis_v1, whole genome shotgun sequence genome and encodes:
- the LOC122596861 gene encoding putative F-box protein At3g16210; its protein translation is MRFALLGTSQMPVRYDGAMVAVAGGGSDDGGVDCGVCSVEIFNLSKSQIENSIPNDPMAEVLADNIDDDVMEQILIRLDAKDLIIRCKRVCKSWNSIINTRRFAESYLIKRNENDDPQVTKRIYMGSTSFPLLIKNKSFVAGCANGLVCVSPKEFRLVVTNPFTRRFLKILEPTPEPLPKTHRRWDLVWGFGYDSSNSDYKIVVGYMEANKPPSYAKRFYVFSLKTCRWKFVGEYQFPPTINSVSGILCDGALHWAYELLSDR